CATCCGCGCCATTGGCTACGGCGGCGCGGGCGCACTCCATGTCCCCGGCGGGGGAGAGCAATTCCGGGCGCAGGTCTCCGGGCTGGAGGGAGGAAAGGGTGGTATCGTCGTCAGGAGTCACGGGAAGAAAGAAAAAAGGTTATTGGACGGTGCTGCGTTTTTCCGCATGGAGGAGCAGCGCTTTCAAATCCCCCAGCAGGAACAGGGAGCCTGCCGCCAGGGCCGGCAGAGGGGAGGCCAGGGCCGCATGCAGACCCTCCGGAAGGGAGGAATGGATGAATACGGGCCCCGTTTCCAGCTCAGCCAGCAGGGCGGACAGCTCTTCCGGCGGCATGATGCGGGGGGAGGTGCAAGGCACCAGGTGCCATTCTCCGGCAATCTCCCGCAAAACGGGAATCATGTCCCGGATGTGCTTGTCTGCGGAGGCGGCAAAAACCAGCGCCGCCTTCCGCCCGGGGAATTCCTCCCGCCAGGTGGCCGCCAGCACGCGAGCGGCATGTTCATTATGGGCCCCGTCCAGCACAATAGCGGGAGAGGCCAGGCGTTCAAACCGTCCGGGCCACTGCATATTGGCCAGGGCTGCGCCGGCAACCGCCGGGGAGGGGAGGGCATGGAGCTGCTTCATGGTTTCCAGCGCCAGGGCGGCGTTTTCCCGCTGATGGGCTCCGGGCAGGGAAGGCCGGGGCGTTTCCCGGGTCATGCGGGCGACCGTGAGGGGGGAATGGCAGTCCCGCGCCGCCTGTTCAATGACGGCCATGGCTTCCGGGTGCTGGACGGCGGTGACGGCCGGCTTGCCCGGGGAGATGATGGCCGCCTTTTCCGCGGCAATCTGCGCCAGCGTGTCCCCCAGGTACTGCTGGTGGTCCAGCCCGATGGGGGCCAGCACGGCGATGTCCTTGGGAACGGCATTGGTGGCGTCCAGCCTGCCGCCCAGGCCCGTTTCCAGAATGATGAAGTTCACGCCGCTTTTGCGGAAGTGGCGCAGGGCAACGGCAAGCGCCAGCTCAAAAAAGGTGGGCGGCTGTTCCCAGGTTTCCGCCAGTTGTTTCAGGAAGGTGATTTCCTCCGCCAGCGCCTCCGGGGAAATCATCTGCCCGTTCACGCGGATGCGTTCGGAAAACTCCACCAGATGGGGGGACGTGAACAGGCCGGTTACGTAGCCCTGCGCCCTGGCCAGCGCCTCAATCATGGCGCAGGTGGAGCCTTTGCCGTTGGTGCCGGCTACGTGCACCACCGTGGCGTCCGGGCGGTCCGCCCCGGCTGCCGCCAGCAGCTTTTCCGTATTCTCAAGCCCCAGCTTGATCCCGAAGAATTGAGTGGAAAAAAGCCAGTCAAGGGCGGCGGACGCGTTCATGGGCGGTATTCTACCATGGGAAGGCCCCGGTTCAATCCCCGGTATGGAGGGGGCATCAATAAAATACCGCCGGGAACGGACGCGGCAAACACGAACAAGCTACCGTTGCTACCTCTCGGTCCTGGCGGGGTTTGCCAGTCGTGCCTCCACGGGTTCCCGGCGGCCCACACAGTAAACTAGGTTTGCCGTGCACTGTCAACCATCAAAGAGATCATCTCCTTTTGCTGAAAGAGAGCAGGATGGAGATAAGCAGAACCACGCCGATGACGGCTGCCGCGGTGAAGAAAATCTCCTCCTCCTGCTTCAACCGGCTGCGCTCCCCTTCTATTTTTCCGTCCCTGACGCGCTGGAGTCCGTGCAGAACCTTGGCCTGTTCCTCCACATCCGCCTCCGTACGCATGGCCAGTGTTTCCTCATGGCTGACCGCCTGGTCATAAGGGGCGATCATGGTGCGGAACTGCGGGTCTTCCGAAAGAATTTCCGTCTCGTCATACTCTTCCGCCAGCGGGGAGTTCATGGAATCCCGGAGGCTGGCAATCTGCCGGTCCACCTTGTTCTGGAACAGGGTCAGTTCCCTCTTGGCCTTCTCATAGGCCGCCGTCTGTTCACTGACCAGGGCTTCCCCCTTGCGGTTGACGCGGTCCAGTTCCTGCGGGAGGCTGGCCTGGAGCTTGAGCAGGTCCGCCCGGTTCTCCGTCACCTTGAAACCCTTGCTCTTCGTGTTGGAGGCTTCCGCGCGCTGGATGCGGTTGATGTCCAGCCGGGTTTCCACCTGGCGTATCTGTTCCTGAAGCCGGTCCCGGGCGGCGGCAAGCTGCTGGCGGGTGGTGTCCAGCTTGCTCTTGAGCTCCTCCACGTCCGCGGAACGCTGGTCATACTGTTCCAGGAGACGGGCTATCCGGCTTTCCACGGACCGTACATTGGGCTTTCCCTTGTCCGCCGGCATTGTTTTTTGTCCGGCGGCGGCCTGGTCCGCCTTCTCCATTTGGGCGTCCCAGTACTTGCGGATGGCCTCCTCCTTCCGCTGGATGGCCGCCTGGAGCCGTGCGGCCTGCTGCTCATGAAGCTCCGCCGCCTCGTCAAACTGTTCCCGGGCCGCATCCAGTTCCGGGTACGGCTCCTGCTCCATGGCTTTAATGGCCTCATGCTGCGGCGCAAGGCCGGTTTCATAATAATCCCAGCCGTAATAGCCGCCGGCGAGCAACAGGATAAGGAGAAGATAACGCATAAGTTGAAGGAGGGTAGAGTCAGAAGTTAAACTTATAGTGGAAGTTCCGCCGGAATTTGCAAACTATAAAATCAGCCATCCGGAGCTTTTTCCCTCCGGAGGCGGAATAATGATAAATCCGCGGCCAGGGACCCGTAAAGTTCTTTGAAACTATACTTTCAAACCATGTCTATTTTTTCATCACGCAGGCAATTTCTCAAATCCCTGGGGCTGGCGGCCGGAGCGGCTGCCGCCGGAAACGTTCTTCCCGGGCAGGCCCTGGATATTCCTTCCGGTGACGGCCTCTGGCGCTCCGGCGCCAAGGCATCCCCGCGGCCTTCCGGCTCCATGTACATGGGGGGCTTCAAGGCTCCCAGGCTGGACCGTATCAGGCTGGCCTTTATTGGCGTGGGAGGGCGCGGATTCTCCCATCTGGCGCAAATGTGCGTGATGGACGGCGTGGAAATTGTGGGCGTGTGCGATTTGAAGGAAGACCTGGCCAAGCGCGGCGTGGACCGCGTGCTGGCCAAAATGGGGAAAACGCCGCTGGGTTATTCCGGCGGGGACACGGCATACCTGACCATGCTGAAGGAACTGAAACCGGACGCCGTCATCATCAGCACGGACTGGAGCACGCACGCGAAAATCGCCTGTGACAGCATGAAGCACGGCGCGCACGCTTTTGTGGAAGTTCCCCTGGCCGTCTCCATGGAAGAACTCTGGGACCTGGTGGACACCAGCGAGGCCACCCGGAAGCACTGCATGATGATGGAGAACGTCAACTACGGGCGGGATGAACTCATGTTCCTGAACATGGTCCGGCAGGGCGTCATCGGCGAGCTGCTCCACGGGGAGGCCGCCTACATCCACTGCCTGGTGACGCAGCTGGGGGATACGCGCGGGGAAGGAGCCTGGCGGCCTGAATACCATACCAGAATCAATGCCAACCTGTACCCCACCCACGGCCTGGGTCCGGTGGCGCAATACATGGGCCTGGCCCGCGGGGAAGACCATTTCAGCCGGGTGGCGGCGTTCGCCTCTCCCGCGCTGGGACGCAACGCGTATGCGAAGAAGCACCTCCCTGCGGACCACCGCTGGAACCGCACCCCCTTCATCTGCGGGGATATGAACACGGCCATCGTCAAGACGCAGCTGGGGCGCACCATCGTCGTCCAGCTGGATGAAACCTCCCCCCGGCCCTATTCCCGCGCCAACCTGATCCAGGGCACGGAAGGAACGCT
This DNA window, taken from Akkermansia muciniphila, encodes the following:
- a CDS encoding Gfo/Idh/MocA family oxidoreductase, which gives rise to MSIFSSRRQFLKSLGLAAGAAAAGNVLPGQALDIPSGDGLWRSGAKASPRPSGSMYMGGFKAPRLDRIRLAFIGVGGRGFSHLAQMCVMDGVEIVGVCDLKEDLAKRGVDRVLAKMGKTPLGYSGGDTAYLTMLKELKPDAVIISTDWSTHAKIACDSMKHGAHAFVEVPLAVSMEELWDLVDTSEATRKHCMMMENVNYGRDELMFLNMVRQGVIGELLHGEAAYIHCLVTQLGDTRGEGAWRPEYHTRINANLYPTHGLGPVAQYMGLARGEDHFSRVAAFASPALGRNAYAKKHLPADHRWNRTPFICGDMNTAIVKTQLGRTIVVQLDETSPRPYSRANLIQGTEGTLAGFPTRVAGEKLGNGNYHEWIEGREKLAAIYEKYDHPLWKRIGDLAQKMGGHGGMDFVMLSRIVECLQNGEPLDQNVYEGAAWSSLLPLTAHSIAQGGMPVEFPDFTRGDWKTTAPLAVIS
- a CDS encoding folylpolyglutamate synthase/dihydrofolate synthase family protein, which encodes MNASAALDWLFSTQFFGIKLGLENTEKLLAAAGADRPDATVVHVAGTNGKGSTCAMIEALARAQGYVTGLFTSPHLVEFSERIRVNGQMISPEALAEEITFLKQLAETWEQPPTFFELALAVALRHFRKSGVNFIILETGLGGRLDATNAVPKDIAVLAPIGLDHQQYLGDTLAQIAAEKAAIISPGKPAVTAVQHPEAMAVIEQAARDCHSPLTVARMTRETPRPSLPGAHQRENAALALETMKQLHALPSPAVAGAALANMQWPGRFERLASPAIVLDGAHNEHAARVLAATWREEFPGRKAALVFAASADKHIRDMIPVLREIAGEWHLVPCTSPRIMPPEELSALLAELETGPVFIHSSLPEGLHAALASPLPALAAGSLFLLGDLKALLLHAEKRSTVQ